A region of Salvia splendens isolate huo1 chromosome 17, SspV2, whole genome shotgun sequence DNA encodes the following proteins:
- the LOC121775138 gene encoding transcription factor bHLH30-like has translation MFSIPSFYELGTCSDSYDVVGMLNSPTNSDNPNLSPRSMAEAKAVAASISHKEAERRRRKRINGHIATLKSILPNAIKTDKASLLGEAVRRVKELKKTAAAQEDYPSEADELKLSQCESTGLVKAALSCDDRPEIIVDMIQALKAAEAKVVRAEMATVGGRTKSVLWVRVGAQNDAGLGGLRRALKMVMDKSTSSEQSLPGSKRPRYYHL, from the exons atgtTTTCTATCCCAAGTTTCTATGAACTCGGGACTTGTTCGGATTCATACGATGTTGTCGGAATGTTGAATTCCCCGACAAACTCCGACAATCCAAACCTCAGCCCAAGATCCATGGCCGAAGCCAAAGCCGTTGCAGCCAGCATCAGCCACAAGGAAGCCGAGCGCCGCCGCCGCAAGCGCATTAACGGCCACATCGCCACCCTCAAATCCATCCTCCCCAATGCCATCAAG ACAGACAAAGCCTCACTGCTGGGAGAAGCCGTGCGGCGCGTGAAGGAGCTGAAGAAGACGGCGGCGGCTCAGGAGGATTACCCGAGCGAGGCGGACGAGCTGAAGCTGTCGCAATGCGAGAGCACGGGGCTGGTAAAGGCGGCATTGTCGTGCGACGACAGGCCGGAGATAATCGTGGACATGATACAAGCGCTGAAGGCGGCGGAGGCGAAGGTGGTGAGGGCGGAGATGGCGACGGTGGGGGGGCGGACGAAGAGCGTGCTCTGGGTGAGGGTGGGGGCCCAAAACGACGCCGGATTAGGGGGCTTGAGGAGGGCGCTGAAAATGGTCATGGACAAGTCGACGAGTTCGGAGCAGTCTTTGCCGGGGAGCAAACGCCCACGTTACTATCATTTGTGA